The genomic stretch TAATCATTTATTTGGCCTCACTCTCCCTCACACGCACGGCACGCCTTCTTCCTTCCGTTcttaagtttttttgttttttttttttttttttaaaatccgGCCTCGCGCGTAcaacatttcaatttcttatCACATTCGTTAAAGTTCGACCGTTTGGCACTCTTATCAAAGATTTACTCTAATTTACATTGTTGGCATACAAGTCTATGATAGCTTTTGTACCATCTAGAAGGACTGTCTATAGCCAGTGGCGAAGTCAGGATTTGTTGAGGGAAGGGATGAAATTCAAAAGAGTGCAAGGTTCTATCGAAGTGGTTGCTTTCACATTGGAGAGTGCAAAATTTTGAATCAATATTCATAACGAAAAATCATCTCTTCACCAAAGTGGTTGTAAGCGGTAATATTAAAGCCATGTAAGAAGCTTAAATTGGTTAGGATTAGATTCTAAAAAAACATTAAGCACTAGTCAAGCAGCGAACTAGAGCCTACAGCTAGGCACCTAGACGAGATTTAGGCAGGAGCCTAGATGGATTTAAATGAATTTCTTTTATCATAAAATAagcattaaacaatatttacattattttttaaaaattaatataatatttatttatagatAATATGAgagtttaaaatatatatgttgGGGTCTTAAAAAGAGGAAAAATACATAcaagaataataattaaaaaaaagagagaaagaaattgattaacaaaccaaaaaaaggtGCGGTCAGAAtagaaaaaaaagaggggaaaTGGGTAAACAAAGTGGGGCAGAAGGGATCGAAGGAGAAGGGTGTGTCAGTACAAtcagttttaacttttaagagAGAAAAATGTAAACAAAGGGTCAGCATTGCCAAATAACACCATTTGGTATAGGGAATATCAAACaaaccttcatcttcttcgCAAGTTCCGTCGGTCTGCAACTACATCTTTTTTCAGATTTCCTTCTCCAAAATCTAATAAAAAAGAggtaaaaaaacaaattcatcTTTGCTGCGCAGCAACAGAAACCAAATCAAAGGAGCAGGAATTCTCATTTTCGACGAGAGCAGAGGGGCTGAACTAGAGCTCCTAGGCATGTTTTCCGACGAAGGGAGTGGCGGCTGCCACTCCTCGCCCTCATGTAGCTTCGCCACTGCCTATAACCAAACTTCAAATTATAAAATTCTCAACTTTGTCTTGCTTTCCCATTGAACAAGTAACCCCTTCAACAAGAAAGCTGAATGGTGGTGCCTACCTTGTACGCATCAAATCCCCCTTTGTGAAgtttattgtgtgtgtgtggtgaCTTGACTTTAGTACACGTATTCTCTTTTACTTgttgatttcatatcaaatgcTTCCAAATTTCTAAGCTTCCTTGTCAAGTCTTTAGATCTAATCAAGGTTCAAAAAGACGATAGGTGCTGGTCGGACGGTAGACTAAAGTCTAGCATATAGGCAGCTAGACAggtttaagtaaatttattatataatgtataaataagtgtctgcttATACTTAAAAGATACATAATTTTATTGGAATACGTACACTGCAAAGTGGAATGACataatatattataaagtattagaatatgatgaaaacatggggaacaagcatataatgtgtgttcatctaagtattcaactagtctcttacaatttattggaaaaaaattgcaaaatgaaagttatctattttctgtttaagtgaCAGTTGCGACCTAGGCGGGTGCCGAGTCAGTTTTGGACGGGTTCGTCTAGGGATTAATCAGAGCAATGGCCAGCCGCCTAGTGTATAGgcagagatttttagaataatgGATCTAATGCCAGTATTATGTTTAAGTTTTCCAAATTGTATTAGTCTTTCATTGAGATTAGTTCTTTTGATGTACATTAATCTGGTCTTTCCAAATTATAGTTTCAAGTAATTTTCAATTTGGGGATAAAGAAAGGACTTTTATGGTAGTTGAGAAAAAATActtatcttttttaattcaatcatgactatttattttttgtcttactAAGAAATTGTAACGACAGagcaaaaataaagaagaagaagttctTCAAAATTTCTCGTAAGATTCTCATTTAAAAGGTAATGACAAATGCGGAAAATGACTTTCACGCGTTAGCGGAAAATTCATTGGTGTCCTTGAAATCGAGAGATAAAGGCAATTGAATTCTAGTCGCACCAATGTTGGCGTGACTCAAAGATACTTCGATGCCGTGAAGAGTTACGTCAAGTTTCAAGTTAATGACACTGTATTATAATTTACACTGTTGGGTTGCCCTTCCTCCTAAATCCTAAGTGACAGAGAGCTTATAACGTCCAATGCTAACATTTTAATTCTTGCTTTCAATACACAGAAGAAGACAAAAAAGGACACAATTGCAAAGATGGAGTTATGTCACTATGAAATCGAAAACCACCTTCTAAGTTTTATTTAGAGAAAATTAAGTCAATTAAATAATGATGAATGCGAAGGTAATTACTTTGTCATAATTATCACAAGTTGATTtaccctaaaaataaaataaggggTAACTACATTTCACAACCTTCAGTTTTGAGGTGATTTTTAAAACAGGtcatgaaattttaattttttcattttacatCATAATGTATTAAAATTGTATGTCTTTGTCGAAATGATTGTTGATCATTCATTAAATTGATGTCATAGTGAGCGTAAGATCCTAATATAAGCAAATGTGTAAGCCACATTTGCATcagattgacaaaaaaaaaaaaatcattaatataATGGAGGATTAGATATTAAAAAAGACAAAGTATAAATTGAGTAAAATGTAGTTAACACCAAAATAAACTGTCACACCTCAAACTGTAAACacttaccaaacaagttttaaaaTTTCACTAGAATGGTTACcaaagaaaccctaaaaaataaagTCAAACATATCATAATTTTAACTCATTAAGCCGTTGATCCTTTCTTAGTATCTTTGTGAGTTTTATAATGAAAGAAAAAGCATGTTATCGAGAATACCTTTTTCCACCAAAACATTCTTGCAAACGTGGAACCAAAAAAACACAGTTATTACTAAATTGAccaattaatttaaattaggataatacttgcatcatTCACGAGGGGTACACATATTTTCTCATTTGCAAATAACGTATCTTGAGCATATAAACTCAACGATCATAactgtttattttcttaatcatcATTGAAGATCCCTCCTACAAAAATTATTCGAATCAGAAACCGTTTAATCATCAAAACGTATCAACTAAATAAACGGTACATCATGAATATGATGTTTGGTACCTacaccttttatttattttatacatttGAATTACTAAATTGATCTccgattcaaatgatttttgtaGAGGTGATCtttaatgaagattaagaaattgaacaagTCTAATTATATATTTGTACGGTAAATATACATTCTTTGCATGGGGGAATAAGCTCATTCCTTCAGAGATGAATGAAAGTATTATTCTTTAAATCATACTTACAAAAAATCACTTTCATAAATGGATAATGATGTGTTCCCTCATGGAGAACTTATTTGTTTCCTCACTTACGATTAACATCCTTTCATTGTACGAACATCAATCATAGTgattcattctctttatcatcatctaaagatCATATCTGTAAAAACCATCCAATTTAAAGATCGTTTAGCCATTCATAATCATAGTGGTTCATTCTCTTTATCTCACTTACGTTTTTAGTATTACGTTCATTTGATTagttattgatttaaaatatatgttaTTTAACGGGTCAATCATATTACCTGTAAAATTAACGGATTGAGTTCATATCGGGTCATATTACTTGTTTGTTTTAatgggtgttacacgacacgactcGTTAAGATATCGAGTATATTATGAAAACAACACGAACAtgaaaaacataacataaatgtcAAATTTAGTACAAGTGATTACTCAATCTCAACTTGTTACGAAAACTCTTAGCAACAAATCCATATATAAAGCCAGAGGCTCAATTTGGTGTCACCGGCTTTGACAAAAATAATTGGACCAAATTGCccctcaaccaaaaaaattcaaaacgtgtccaaaataatatatcaaataatgcaAGGGTAAGttggtaatttggtcatcataaaaatataatacaaatataaatgggaagagagaaaagaatgaaaaaatggaagggaagagagaaaagaataaacaaataacaaagttGATGGTACCCACGTGATgaggaagaaaaatataatacaaaataagaaaaatcatgaatgttgtgttcaaaacatcttaagagacgcGTAGCGCCGgtgataaaaaaatagaaaataatgaaataaaaaaatatcgaAGCAATTCACACATATAAATGCATGTAAAATGTTTAAGTCGCGCGTAGcgctgtgattcaaaaaataccttTTGCACGcggttgtttattaaatattatttctcacTTTTTAAACACTGAAGAGATGCGTAGTGCTAGTTATAAAAAAGTCACTTGCAcacgcataataatgtgattcaattagttgtcaaatgatctttcctttttttttttttttttttttaacaaacgatgttaACTACATTAAGGAGAGAAAGTGGggttaacctcacaatgagctagcaatcagttgtttattaaatattagttttttctaatgttaatataaattcaataaaatgtagatggaaattgaaagatcGTTTTTATTAATATGGATTCAGCTGCTTTGATTAATTAAAAGACCGCTtatattaaatgtatttattattcatttctatctacattaataaatatatttaaaacatgtGAATCCCGCGTAGtacgccgtgattcaaaaaatgataaataaataaaaagaactaGTCAAATAAGTTAATAGCAAAAAAGGAACTTGTCAATGAACTcattaagaaaaacaaaatacttGGAAAGGTATTCttgggaggaaaaaaaaaaaagcaaatcttttcatattttgtatACCACATTAGTATCATATCTAATaggaaagtgttattgacatttcaaaaatctcattctacattcttcataagtgtttttttctttcctaatatagaaagtttggagtgtagaatgagatttttggagtgctaataacaattctcatctAATAAAGTGATATCCATCAATACAAGTAGGTCTTACTGCAGTTAGAAAAGTGATACCAATGTAGTAAGTGTAGTATTATTCTAGTTTTTGTATTCAGTTAGCTGAGTAAGTATATACTTAATTACAATTACATATACAATCTCCACAAATAATCGAGTATTTCAGTATAATaagttttgaaaaaagaaagaacgaAGAACCTAGTActtgttatgtttttattttaagaaaCGATATGATTTACATTAAAGATGTGAAAGTgagctaaacctcacaatgagttagtaataatatgattcaaattcacatttagcGAGAATTAAACTTCAGACCTCTCacttaaaagtgaaaaataatacTATTATACTGTAATACTAATTGACCTACCACAAAGTTctttaacaacaaaacaatggtatgtgtaaattaatatataatatcgcattattaaaaaaattaaaacgatGATAAATTAGAGAAAAGTGAAAAATTACAATTTGATTAACGATGAAAACAAAGAGCCAAAGACGACCCCACGGGTCCCCACCCCACCTCTAATttcaaacaattaaaattactttttatttttttgaagatgaatgaatttttcaaaaacacatgaggaaagaagaagaagagagagaaaaccaAACAACGTTTCAAAAAACAACACCGAAGAGAAGAAGAGGCCTTTGGATTAATTTCAAAAGCTCCTCCGTCTCTGCGTCTCTCTTCGCTTCAAAACCCTATCCCCTCTTTCTTCTCTGCCTTCCGCTGCCGCAATTTCCATGGCATCAGCGATGGTCTCTCAGCAATCCTTCTGAATTTACGGTTTTGCCCCTCTACTGGCGCCGGGAAATGGCGGAAAAGCCTACGCCTCCGCCTCCGCCGCCGTTTACTCTGTACTTTCTGTGCTCGTCTAGGGTTTCGGTTTCAGTTCCGTTGAGCTCCGTGAGGAGCCCGACATAAGCTACGGCTCGGGACCGCCGCCGCCGTCCGATCAAGATCGGTGTTTTCGTCTGCTCTTGTATATAATCAGAGGAGAGACAAAGCGAGTGCCGTCGGGTTGGATCATTGCTGTTGCTTCTTCTTGTTGGAATGGCGAAGGGAGGTTACTTCTTGGAGAAGGTTCGGAGATGCGTACGGACGGTGTTCTTCATGGTGGCGATGGTGGCGTCGCTGCTAGTGTCGTCGCTGCCGGCGCTGGTGGCGATAGGGGACATGCTGGTGCCGTGCGTGTTGATATCGAGCTTCACGTGCGTGACGTGCTACGGATTCAAAGAGCATTTGCATCGATACGCCTTCAAGAGCTCGCTCAACGATATTCCTCTGGTTTCCTTTATCAGATCTCTTATCATTATCTGTATGCacttttctatttctttttctgagctttttatttttattttttaatttttttagttttagtatTTTGTGATTGAACTTTGATATTCCCCTTTAGGAATCCAAagtgtgtttattttttttaaatttgaaagaaatttatggattttgaaatttgtttccCCACTACTATGTGTTTTGATCACAAAGTTACATTGTTTGTTTATTATGATTAATTTCCTTTCGGGTTTTTGTTCCTTGATGATTAGACATCTTGAGCAAAATGGAATGGTTGCATTTTTCGGGTTCGAACGATCCCTCTGTACTGTGTGGCTTTAGACATGAATGAAATGAGCCTGTAGGTAGTGCCCTGTTGTTACCAATCAGTTTGAACCTAACATTGCTATTTTGCTGACAAGTAACGTCAGTTCGAGTATTTCGCTTAGTAAAGCTGAGTTTACTTTTCGAGTGATGTACAAAATGCCTTTTACAGCTATGTTTTCTCAGCAACCATTCGGAAGATGTCTCTATGGCCATGCTTACAGAATTTATAAACATAGCAGCGATACGAATGAACCTTCCTTGTGTGTGGTATATATATGCTAATTTATGGATTTCGTTTATTGcaggtgtgcattccatgtgcgaTGGCCCTGCTCTCTCACACAGTCCATACCTTGGAACTGTGACTTTCTGTTCCTTTATCTCAATTCTACTTCTTTCAATCAAAGCTTGTCTTTTCACTGTAAATTCTCAAATCGAGGCTGAAGCTTCATCTTCCCTCTCAAGGCAGAAGCTCCACTTGAAGAAGTCATGGGGAATGCCGGTCTTGTTTCTCTCATCAGTAGTCTTTGCCCTTGGACATACTGTGGTTGCTTATAGAACAAGTTGCAGAGCAAGGAGAAAGCTCCTATTTCACCGAGTTGATCCAGAAGCTGTAAGTTTGCTtaaggtttttttgtttttgtttaaattttctttattcATACTCAGTTTTCCGTTATTCTTAATTGTCAAAAGAGTTTTGCAACCACAATGCATGGAATAATTATGCACTCTAACAGCCTCTGCCTTCTGCTTATTACAGATTATCTAACTATAACTTTTGGTAGTTTGTAACGAACTTTGTTTATCAAATGAACAGGTCCTTTCATGCAAAAATGTATTCTCTGGCTATCAGAAGGTCCCAAGATCTCCCACTCCCTCGGGAGGAAAAACCCCAAAAAGTGACAGTGAAATGAGGCGTAAGCCTTTTTCTACAGCTCGAGATGATGGTGAACTCCCAGTCAGAGTAATTACAGATATTGACAGCTTATTCATCACGTGCAGGGGGCTTACTCTTCATTACAAGCTTAGCTTGCCTGGTTCACCACCTCGTTCCTTGTCATCCACTGCATTTCTTGAACCTAGCTCCCCAAAAATGGCTATGGGGAGGCCAAAACTAGATCGACATCCGTTAAGCTTGTTATCGAAAGGCCAAAACCATCTCCACAGGAGCTACAGCAATCAATTTCACGGCTCATCTCTCTATGTACCTTTATTGGACGGTTCTACAGTTTCTCCTGTTCTTTCTGAAGAGATTCCTGTCTTGAGACTATCCAATGCTGGTGAAGAGGATGAGGGtagtaaattaaattttggtaCTCCAAACAAAGAAATGGAAGGAAGTGGTCAGTTTGGTATTCTATTAGTGCATGGGTTTGGGGGAGGGGCCTTTTCTTGGAGGCATGTGATGGGAACCCTTTCTCGGCAAGTTGGTTGCACAGTTGCTGCTTTTGATCGCCCTGGTTGGGGCCTAACCTCAAGGCTGCGACGGGAAGATTGGGAGGATAAAGAAATGCCTAATCCTTATAAACTTGATTCTCAGGTAATTGGTCTCCCACTTTAGTTACTCTATGATAAGTTCCATGTACTTTACCCTTGAGTTGGGTGGGGATGGTCAATGGGTGCCCATGGATGCTCCATATATCACCATCATCACCATAACAAGCACAAACATCACCACTCACCATAGATCACCATGGTCAATGGGTGCCCATGGATGGTCAATGGGATCTACTGTCGTGCTTTCAAAGTTTTCTAGTGTATCCTGTAGGTTGATCCTAGTCAAATTGTTTATCCAACATGGGCACATCATTGAACACAGTCCTGAAACATGGGCACATCATTGAACACAGCGATGCACTTGTTGGCCCCCTTCCCCATGTAGCTTATGTGTTCCTCAAGTTTTACTTCTAGACTTTATAATGATCTGAAATTTTTGAACATAATTTACCAGATTGAcctgcttctttctttctgctctGAGATGGGATTTTCTTCAGTGGTGCTTGTTGGTCATGATGATGGAGGTCTTCTAGCTTTGATGGCTGCACAAAAAGTACAAGCATCAGTGAATTCTTTCAACGTGAGTATCCCTTTTTAGTTTTCGTTTAAGATATCATAAACTAGTTGGACCTTTTTGCTTCTAACTCTTCCTACATGTGAAATTAATTACTTGCACCAATATAAATTAGTACCAAAGAGACTTGAAGTTTTGCTATCAAGACTATGCTGTTGGGCTGTTTTCCATGTCTACATAACCCTGTATGAGTTTTGTACTGTTCATTGGTTGATATAGGCATTTTATATTCACTTTCACACTAAGTGTACCAGTAGACATTGGAAAATTTAAGATAGGATAAGTACCATTGTTATGCTGAAATACTGGTGTCATCCTCCCATGCATGAAGATGCAACATTCCGTGATATCATGCTTGATGATAAAATAGGACGCGATAAAGATATTACTGTCCTCTTTTATTCAAAAGGGGGGGAATGATGCTGCTTCTTTGAATATGCTTACACCATATTGTCCAtagatgttttttctttttctttctctattattttaatattcattatattttgtCGGGTTTATTTTGTTATACAATTCAGGTTACAATTAAAGGCGTAGTATTGTTAAATGTTAGCTTGTCAAGAGAAGTTGTGCCTGCTTTTGCGAGGATACTCTTGAGAACTTCACTTGGGAAAAAGCATCTGGTTCGTCCATTACTGCGAACAGAAATTACACAAGTGGTGAATAGGCGTGCCTGGTATGATGCAACAAAGTTGACAACAGACATTTTGAGCCTTTATAAGGTATGCCCTTCAATGTTATGTGAAACGAGGGAAAAGATTGGAAATAACAGAACATCCTTGAGATAATGTACGGTTAACTGAAAAGGAAATTTTAAGTCTAAGTTAAGACATATTCCTGCAAAATGGAGGGCAACAAACAGATTTAACCACTCTTGGGCGCTACaaatttctgaatgaatgaatgaaatttttttccaatGTTTCCTCCTTTCATTCCTGCAGCTCATACTCATTCTTGATCATCAAAGGGCAGCTGTTTTCAGAACAGTGGTCTTTCCTTATTCATATTGATAAAAATTTATTGGAAACATCGTTTTCACTCCAAGTGTGTCTTACTCTTGAGCATATAAAAGTGTAGGAGAGATTAGGttgtaagttttttttgtttggggtcAACGATTAGGTTCAAGTATAAAGCAGAGCTTTAGTGTATGTGCTGATTGTATAAAGATTGTGATTGTGAAATCAAATTTTGGTAATCATTTGTTTGAtctcccttttttttgtttttgcaaccAGGCCCCTCTATGTGTAGAAGGATGGGATGAAGCACTCCATGAGATAGGTAGACTGTCATACGAGACACTACTTTCACTGAAAAATGCAGAATCATTACTAAAGGCAGTTGAAGACATGCCAGTTTTAGTCATCACAGGCGTTGAGGATTCCCTTGTCTCTCTTAAATCTTCTCAAGCTATGGCTTCCAAACTTGTAAATTCTGTGAGTTCCTGCTTTCTACTCTTCTATAATTTTGGGAGGTGAGCATTAAACGGATTTGGTAACTAGTGTGAACAATAAAAGTCAGTGGTTCCAGTTGAACTGAATCGAATTTCCCATGCCCTAAGCATGTAACTCTCCAATATTATTTATAGACTTAAAGCGTGATGAATGACGATCACCGTCTCAATGTAACTAATTGGGTATTGGTCTATGCAGAGACTAGTTGCAATATCCGGATGTGGCCATCTTCCCCATGAAGAGTGTCCCAAGGCATTACTTGCAGCAATAACACCCTTCTTAAGCGGACTCTTGAGCAGACAAGACGTGCAGAGCCAATAGTGTGTACCTTCTTTTTAACTTCTAATTAGGCTTTTTACTGTTGTAGGGTTACCCTTCTTTTTTcgtcttttgttttcttgttaagCAATTTAGCGGCCGAAGGGAAGTGACCAACGTCATCTcttctttttggtattttttgaTGTGTTAGTTTGGAGCCTTACCCATACCTACATTCTTTAGGGTTTTAGAGCTCTTTCACTTATAATTTTCCTCCCATTTTTTCCCTCTTTCagaaatatttatatttatcttTTGTAGTTCGAACAGAACTTGCTATCTCCCACCGAAGGCGGTGGAGGACAGCGCATATTTGTACATTTATCAGTGCATGAATTTAAGTATGGTTTTGTTCCACAAGTCATCTGAATTGTTGTTCTTTTACCAATGCGCACAAAAACATAGACTTTTGAATTAGTTTTTATGTGCcttgtatttttgtttctgGTATCAATTGTGTCCTGGAGTGTTGCGTGGACTGCGGGTTGAGTTCAACCGTCGTAGGGAAAATGCTATTTTGTAGGTCCTCCAGGATGAGTTAAGGATGGGGACCTAAAAATAGAGGGCGGCGAACAACCATCCAACGGCCGCACCCGAAAATAGATGGAGGTGAGAGCACCATTAAGCGGCTGATGGTCTTCTGAAGAACAGGTGGTGCTTGCCATTCATTACCCAACTGCTGCACCTAAAAATAGTCAGCAGTGAGCCACCACTGAAGAGCTGCTGGTCTGCTGAGTATTATCCATCACCATCCGACTCCTGCACCTAAAAATAGTCGGCGGTGAGCGAGCACCATTGAACAGCTGGTCTGCTGCATAGCAGGCGGCGCGTGCCTGTCTTCACCTTCCATCTGCTGCACCTAAAAATAGTCAGCGGTGCTCAAGGACCATGAATGGTTTGCCGGTCCACCGGATACTGACGGTGCTTGGCGAAGCACATTTCTTGTGTGAAAATCTTGACCttaaatcttgttttgttttggtacaTGTACGCCTGCATGGATGATAGATGTTTCATGCCACTCGGTCATTGTTTGTAGCATATATGCTAGTAAAGTGTAAAGACTCCTAAATGACTATAACCCAATACAATATTAGGAAATCTCCTATGCACGGGACAATTTACAAGTCAAAAGTTATGTTTGGCTCTAAATTTGCCTCAATTCCTCTCCAATGCATTCGGAAAGTTGAAATCATATAATGCCTTTGATGTTATACGTAAAGTCATATTTAACTTTGGGTATAactttgaatttgaaagtgGGACTTCCCTTAGAAGATACAAAAGTTACATTTGGAGTTGTTTGGTGGGCACATTGCGGTTCGGTCCGGTTCCACCCTCAATATGACAATTGGTACTTGCAAATTTTTAGAGGACAAAACTTACTCAAGATGGTAATTGTTGATGTCGGGGTGTGGGGGGACAGTTTAAATCCCcataaattttgaattcatgTCGGGTACCATTTTAACTAATTGACCGCTCATTTATGACTTGCTTTTACCCTAACTTCATTATGATGGATTCGTTTTCAGTCGTTCTATTTTCATCCAACGACCCACATCTTGTTCGCATGCAAAGATCCGCAAAGTGCGGTCCACACATTAGAAATCGGCTATGaacctttgtttttattttgggcTAATATTTGGGCCTCCCTTATTGGGCTTAGTTCTCCGCAATAATCATATTTTCTATAATGTGTTTGTGTTAAGTGATTATTTAAGTATAATCCTCACTTTATCAAGTGTGCAtgattgtttattaatttaatttaatctatATAAAAAGGGCCCACATATTCAATTTTGTAAAAGACCACATAAATCTCGCTACAGAAGATTCGTTTCGGTAGTCAAATAATTCGAGTAGGCTTCCTCATTTGAACGTTCATTGATTCTAGTTGTAGCTATATTTTCATTTCAAGACTCTTTATTAACTGCACGGTGTGACTAATATAGAATTAAGCGAGACTAAGATACAACGACTTTCATGCTTTTGTAAAAGATATTTTACGACTAATATACTCAAAACACCTCAAATTTATTTGCTTAATACATGCTCAAACCTTGGCATGCAAATAAATCAACAAAGGGTAATACTTCACTTCCTTCGGTAAGGAGGAAAGGCCTCGTTTGTTGCAACGTGACATTATTTCATCGTACAATATGTTATAATTAAAGTCATTTATTATCTTTATCATTAGTTAATGATGTCTCTAAACATTATAACATATTCATGATAAACcagaattttatttgatttgtaaGGATAGTAAAACAATCTTCAAATCAAATGACATTTTTATAGAGATgatgaaaaaacattttttattattacgttttggATGATGAAATCATGTCCATTTAGTGGAAATAAAGGAAAAGTAAATGAACTCTTTTGTTTTTACACCTATTGtttttagagcatctccaatggctATCAAAGAATGCAACAGTTTACCGTAAGCTTGATGTGGTATGCTGTTACTCAATTGCCTTTTGAAAAAAGTTTGTCATTCCAATGAACTAGGCAAACCAGGTGGTAAAGCTGTACTTTATAGGTTTATTGGGTGATGTGAGAAAAATTACAATAACACGACAATATTCAAGTAGGATGCCATGTTGCAGTGAACTCGTTctatgcaagtttttctcctacTTTGAAGAGTATACAAAATTTACTAGCTCAATTGCCTAAGAGCATATCTAATGGGAGTCTTATGGCTTGGGCAAATTGATAATTTTGTCtcaaatttgaaacaaataacTTCTAGCCAAACAAAATTTGACATCAGGCTGATGTCAACCacgttatatatttttttgtgttagACGCCAGCGTGAGAACACGTGAAGTCAACCAAAACCTGGTTGGTGAGGCCCGCAGTGTAGGTGCACTCATCCAATATCTGTTAGATTTCTAACAGTTATCTATCCTACGAT from Pyrus communis chromosome 7, drPyrComm1.1, whole genome shotgun sequence encodes the following:
- the LOC137739775 gene encoding uncharacterized protein; its protein translation is MAKGGYFLEKVRRCVRTVFFMVAMVASLLVSSLPALVAIGDMLVPCVLISSFTCVTCYGFKEHLHRYAFKSSLNDIPLVSFIRSLIIICVHSMCDGPALSHSPYLGTVTFCSFISILLLSIKACLFTVNSQIEAEASSSLSRQKLHLKKSWGMPVLFLSSVVFALGHTVVAYRTSCRARRKLLFHRVDPEAVLSCKNVFSGYQKVPRSPTPSGGKTPKSDSEMRRKPFSTARDDGELPVRVITDIDSLFITCRGLTLHYKLSLPGSPPRSLSSTAFLEPSSPKMAMGRPKLDRHPLSLLSKGQNHLHRSYSNQFHGSSLYVPLLDGSTVSPVLSEEIPVLRLSNAGEEDEGSKLNFGTPNKEMEGSGQFGILLVHGFGGGAFSWRHVMGTLSRQVGCTVAAFDRPGWGLTSRLRREDWEDKEMPNPYKLDSQIDLLLSFCSEMGFSSVVLVGHDDGGLLALMAAQKVQASVNSFNVTIKGVVLLNVSLSREVVPAFARILLRTSLGKKHLVRPLLRTEITQVVNRRAWYDATKLTTDILSLYKAPLCVEGWDEALHEIGRLSYETLLSLKNAESLLKAVEDMPVLVITGVEDSLVSLKSSQAMASKLVNSRLVAISGCGHLPHEECPKALLAAITPFLSGLLSRQDVQSQ